The following are encoded together in the Glycine soja cultivar W05 chromosome 5, ASM419377v2, whole genome shotgun sequence genome:
- the LOC114411212 gene encoding uncharacterized protein LOC114411212: MMQRFITERSKKQLTTDSTLVKKVPVSAYTPLLLLLILLTIAFVSSLWSTLSTTNTKPTIIGKKTSVANVVSAKDRKSEEKSSSRKRFELEATLNCSNNGKQRCSSYPTSGLFEREEGGVCLEYFRWIQEDVGAWKERGISREMVERAKKSAHFRLVVKRGRVYVERDKKSIQTREAFMMWGIMQLLRK; encoded by the exons ATGATGCAGAGATTCATAACTGAAAGGTCAAAGAAACAGTTAACAACGGATTCCACTCTTGTGAAAAAGGTTCCAGTATCTGCTTACACTCCTCTactcctccttctcatcctCCTCACCATTGCCTTCGTCTCTTCCCTCTGG TCTACACTTTCTACAACTAACACTAAACCGACAATTATTGGCAAGAAAACCTCAGTGGCAAATGTTGTTTCTGCAAAGGATAGGAAAAGCGAAGAAAAATCCAGTAGCAGGAAAAGGTTCGAATTAGAAGCGACATTAAACTGTAGCAATAATGGGAAGCAAAGATGTTCAAGTTATCCGACAAGTGGGTTGTTTGAAAGGGAGGAGGGAGGGGTGTGTCTGGAGTACTTCCGGTGGATCCAGGAGGATGTTGGGGCATGGAAAGAGAGAGGGATAAGCAGGGAGATGGTGGAGAGAGCGAAGAAGAGTGCACATTTTAGGTTAGTGGTGAAGAGAGGAAGGGTGTACGTGGAGAGGGATAAGAAATCGATACAGACACGTGAGGCGTTCATGATGTGGGGCATTATGCAGCTTCTGAGGAAGTGA